The window GCGGCCTCGTTCGGGGTCATCGGCAGCAGCGGCAGGAACCGTACGGGGTCGAGGGGTTCGTCGAGCTCGAGGTCCTCGACCAGGCCGCCCGGTTCGGCGACCAGGACCGAGGTGAAGGGGGCGCCGGGCCACAGCGGCTCGCCGACGTCGAGGGAGGCACCGGGGGCCACGACCACGCCCTCGACCTGCGGAGACGCGGCGAGAACGGCGAGCGGGCGGAGCACCTTGTCCGTCTCGGCGAGCCCCGCGCGCACCGACAGGACCAGCTCCGCGCGCGGACCCTTGACCGGGTCGGCGAGCGTCGCCGTGGGCTCCGTCATGGGCTGCGCGGACATGCCGAGCGTG of the Streptomyces koelreuteriae genome contains:
- a CDS encoding suppressor of fused domain protein produces the protein MADVLPLVEARLRSALGEPDARAAVTFLGTDRIEVLRFQDGGIARYATLGMSAQPMTEPTATLADPVKGPRAELVLSVRAGLAETDKVLRPLAVLAASPQVEGVVVAPGASLDVGEPLWPGAPFTSVLVAEPGGLVEDLELDEPLDPVRFLPLLPMTPNEAAWKRVHGAQALQERWLNQGTDLRDPSRKSVPLE